The genomic interval TCCTTGGTGCGGCCGCTTTGACTAATCGCAACGACAACATCGTCTTCTTCTAAGGTAACAGCAGACATGCTTTGCATGTGCGGATCACTGTAGGCCACTGCGCTAAATTCCAAACGAAAAAACTTATGCATCGCATCCATCGCCACTGCACCAGAGGCACCAAACCCATAAAACTCGACTCGGCGAGACCGCATTAATGCAGAAACAGCATGGGTCATCTGATCTGCATCCAATTGCTGTTTGGCACGAATCATTTGATTCATACTGGTATCAAATACCTTATTGATGATTTCCGCGCTGGTATCGTCAGGGGCAATAGCAAATTGGCCAAGACTATGATGCTGGGTCAGGCTTTGTGCCAAACGCAGCTTAAACGCTTGGAACCCGTTCAAGTCTAATGCTCGACAGAAACGCACAATCGTTGGTTCGCTCACTTGCGCTTCTTGGGCTAAATCCACAATGCGCATGTCCAAAACGGCATCCATATTTTGCAACACGTATTGAGCTACTTTGACCTCAGATTTACGCATCTGCGACATGGCTTTTTGAATGCGATCGATTAGCGAATTGCGGTGGGGCACAAGAATTAGTCTGTTATTACTTATTTACAGGCAGTATAGCCCAAAGCACCGTACGCCTTAAGGTAAAAATAGGCGGTATTGTGAACTCGGCTTTGCTAAAATGCGCGCCATGGATGTTACTGAATTGTTAGACGGGTTAAACCCGCCACAGCGCGAAGCCGTTGCTTCTCCTTTAAATCACCAATTGGTTCTGGCTGGTGCTGGCTCGGGTAAAACTCGAGTGCTAGTCCATCGCATTGCTTGGCTGATGCAGATTGAACACATAAGCCCTAGTTCGATTATGGCGGTGACCTTTACCAATAAAGCCGCCAAAGAAATGCGCAGTCGAGTAGAAGAACTCACGGGAATTAGTCCAAAGCATTTATGGATTGGGACTTTTCACTCCTTGGCTCACCGCTTATTGAGAACTCATTGGAAGCAAGCAAATCTATCTGAGAATTTCCAAGTCATGGATAGCGACGATCAATTGCGTTTGATCAAGCGTATCGTGCGTGGTTTAAATATTGATGAAGAGGTGTACCAACCCAAGCAGGCTCAATGGTATATCAACGCACAAAAAGATGAAGGCCTGAGACCACAACATATTCAGCCTTTCGGGGATCAATGGGCACAAACTATGGTCACCATTTATAGTGCCTACGAAGAAGCTTGCCAACGTGCTGGTCTGGTAGATTTTGCTGAGTTGTTATTTCGGGCTCATGAATTGTGGCTCAACAACCCAAGCTTACTCACTCAATATCAACAACGCTTCCGCTATATTTTGGTGGACGAGTTTCAGGATACCAATACCATTCAATATGCTTGGTTACGAGTAT from Bermanella marisrubri carries:
- the hexR gene encoding transcriptional regulator HexR, which encodes MPHRNSLIDRIQKAMSQMRKSEVKVAQYVLQNMDAVLDMRIVDLAQEAQVSEPTIVRFCRALDLNGFQAFKLRLAQSLTQHHSLGQFAIAPDDTSAEIINKVFDTSMNQMIRAKQQLDADQMTHAVSALMRSRRVEFYGFGASGAVAMDAMHKFFRLEFSAVAYSDPHMQSMSAVTLEEDDVVVAISQSGRTKDLLHAMELAKQQGAHVISLSPPNSPVAQLADLPIDVHINEDTDVFTPMTSRIVHLMVIDCLAVGVAQRKGPEFEEHLSRIKGSIADLRLNEQDS